In Desulfomonile tiedjei DSM 6799, a genomic segment contains:
- a CDS encoding magnetosome protein MamC — MNGYPYYSYQGHYPTYYGTRAGVGPVDPARVLAAGGFGFVVGGSAALGVNLHKMRANQMTLNEALIDSLAKGAGAGVATAAATAAASAVGGSGIVSFAVMAATATGVIYLLNSIGKHAAEEVVVPSKRAK; from the coding sequence ATGAACGGTTATCCCTATTACTCCTATCAAGGTCATTATCCCACTTATTATGGGACCAGGGCCGGGGTTGGTCCTGTAGACCCTGCACGAGTACTCGCAGCAGGCGGATTCGGATTCGTAGTGGGCGGCTCGGCAGCCCTGGGAGTCAATCTCCACAAAATGCGGGCCAATCAGATGACGCTGAACGAAGCGCTTATTGACTCTCTTGCCAAAGGTGCTGGTGCCGGTGTGGCAACAGCCGCTGCAACTGCGGCCGCTTCTGCTGTGGGCGGTTCGGGCATCGTCTCCTTTGCTGTCATGGCCGCTACTGCTACGGGAGTCATCTATTTGCTGAACTCCATCGGCAAGCATGCAGCGGAAGAGGTAGTGGTCCCCTCGAAAAGGGCCAAGTAG
- a CDS encoding heavy metal translocating P-type ATPase has translation MHMKAEFLSTAEKVRISQSNGYFMEDILIRHAIPGRMRVKVSAIRFLQARAHYLQVWLSERREIAFVEVRSGTGSVILEYDPQKIGCSAMVDLVLAGVRAALSAPETSSSVQGAVCGSDCPVCRPSERQIEQSFTGRIVEVVALSCFMLYALVRQIFFKTPLAQGPLSIVALVATAAAIPLLRHALHDMKQGRFTSLFPFLAATTLLAIFTGEALTALEVIWILRVGLLLEDYVADKSRKAIREILLLAEKNTFIWVDGVEVETPVDQLQIGDTVVVHTGEKIPVDGSVIRGEALVDESHITGRSHPEVRGKGTPVFAGTIVQRGVIFIKAEKVGDNTYLCRILHMVEDSLANRAPVEKHADILAGRLMYLGTAATAGTLLFTGSLVRSFTVMLVMACPCATVLASSTAITAAIANAARNHTLIKGGLYLEMVGKADCFCFDKTGTLTTDVSEVVEVVPRSPKLKPRDVLALAAAAEIHNEHPMAKSIVEAANSQGIVPEPHAVCDFVLGRGVRAELRGDTILVGNLKFMEEQDVNTSFFKARAAKVIADGNTALYVAKNGRVQGMIAVANSVRPRAESVLQWLRGDGVKTLHMVTGDTEGMAKAMAESFGFDEYRASLLPEDKGRYVADLQTNGRRLAMVGDGVNDALALSKAHVGIAMGAGGAEVAIESADIALVDSDLERLVSLRQLSHQTLRIVEQNHWLAISTNVLGAFFGAAGLLSPVMGGLLHIVHTLGILLNSKRLETWEAPGLLDEKTSPGRYTGVKRTSGALLPHRELGRSQSPRTSAESCVAAKGAEHGSRNVKEQPFSYA, from the coding sequence ATGCATATGAAAGCCGAGTTCCTGAGTACCGCGGAAAAGGTGCGAATATCCCAATCGAATGGATATTTCATGGAAGATATCCTGATCCGCCACGCTATTCCCGGGAGAATGCGAGTCAAGGTCTCGGCTATCCGTTTTCTCCAGGCTCGAGCCCACTATCTCCAGGTGTGGCTTTCTGAACGTAGGGAAATCGCATTTGTAGAAGTCCGCTCAGGCACCGGAAGTGTCATTTTGGAGTACGATCCTCAGAAAATAGGATGCTCCGCGATGGTGGACCTGGTCCTTGCAGGAGTGCGGGCGGCTCTGTCAGCTCCTGAGACGAGTTCTTCAGTTCAGGGAGCGGTATGTGGGTCGGATTGTCCGGTATGCCGGCCATCAGAGCGGCAGATAGAACAATCCTTTACCGGACGTATTGTGGAAGTCGTCGCTCTCTCGTGTTTCATGCTCTATGCTCTCGTTCGGCAGATCTTCTTCAAAACTCCGCTTGCCCAGGGTCCTCTCAGTATAGTTGCCCTTGTGGCAACTGCCGCTGCTATTCCGCTGCTCCGACACGCGTTGCACGACATGAAACAGGGCAGGTTCACCAGTCTTTTTCCATTCCTGGCTGCTACTACCCTGCTGGCCATTTTCACCGGAGAAGCTCTCACTGCTCTGGAAGTCATCTGGATACTTCGCGTGGGTCTGCTTCTCGAGGATTACGTGGCTGACAAGTCCCGTAAGGCGATCCGAGAAATTCTGCTGCTGGCAGAGAAGAACACCTTCATCTGGGTTGATGGAGTTGAAGTGGAGACTCCCGTGGACCAGTTGCAGATCGGAGACACCGTTGTAGTGCATACCGGTGAGAAGATTCCGGTAGACGGAAGTGTCATAAGAGGTGAAGCGTTGGTCGATGAGTCTCACATTACCGGTCGATCGCACCCGGAAGTCCGGGGGAAAGGCACCCCTGTATTCGCAGGCACCATCGTGCAGAGAGGGGTCATCTTCATCAAAGCGGAGAAGGTTGGCGATAATACGTATCTTTGTCGAATACTCCACATGGTGGAAGACTCACTCGCAAACCGTGCGCCTGTCGAGAAGCATGCGGATATTCTTGCAGGTAGACTGATGTATCTGGGGACAGCGGCTACGGCCGGAACCCTCCTCTTTACCGGGAGTCTCGTGCGTTCCTTTACCGTGATGCTGGTGATGGCCTGCCCTTGTGCGACGGTGCTCGCTTCATCCACCGCCATAACGGCAGCTATAGCCAATGCGGCGCGTAACCACACACTCATTAAAGGGGGCCTCTACCTTGAGATGGTGGGCAAGGCGGACTGCTTCTGCTTTGACAAAACCGGTACCCTGACAACGGATGTGTCGGAAGTGGTTGAAGTTGTCCCACGCTCACCCAAACTGAAACCTCGGGACGTCCTGGCACTTGCGGCAGCGGCGGAGATCCATAATGAGCACCCCATGGCCAAGTCAATTGTGGAAGCAGCGAACAGTCAGGGCATAGTTCCCGAACCCCATGCTGTATGCGACTTCGTGCTGGGAAGAGGTGTCAGGGCCGAGCTTCGCGGTGACACCATTCTCGTGGGAAATCTCAAGTTCATGGAAGAACAGGACGTGAATACTTCCTTCTTCAAGGCACGGGCAGCTAAGGTTATTGCTGACGGGAATACTGCTCTTTATGTGGCAAAGAACGGCAGAGTGCAGGGCATGATTGCGGTCGCCAATAGCGTTCGTCCTCGAGCCGAATCCGTATTGCAGTGGCTCAGAGGCGACGGCGTAAAGACTCTTCATATGGTTACAGGGGATACCGAAGGCATGGCCAAAGCAATGGCGGAAAGCTTTGGTTTTGACGAGTACCGTGCAAGCCTGCTTCCGGAAGATAAAGGTCGCTATGTGGCAGACCTGCAAACCAACGGCAGACGACTGGCAATGGTGGGAGACGGAGTGAATGACGCTCTGGCTCTTTCTAAAGCTCATGTGGGCATAGCAATGGGAGCAGGCGGTGCTGAGGTTGCCATTGAATCCGCGGATATCGCTCTCGTGGACAGCGACCTGGAAAGACTGGTCTCGCTACGTCAGCTCAGTCATCAGACGCTCAGGATTGTGGAGCAAAATCACTGGCTGGCCATCTCTACCAACGTCCTCGGAGCCTTCTTTGGGGCTGCCGGATTGCTGTCGCCCGTCATGGGAGGCCTTCTCCACATTGTTCATACTCTGGGAATACTTTTGAACTCGAAAAGACTGGAAACCTGGGAAGCACCGGGGCTTTTGGATGAAAAGACAAGTCCCGGCCGTTACACTGGCGTGAAGCGAACGAGCGGAGCATTGTTGCCCCACAGAGAACTGGGGCGTTCACAAAGCCCACGAACCTCCGCAGAATCATGCGTCGCAGCGAAGGGTGCGGAGCATGGTTCGCGAAATGTGAAGGAGCAACCATTCAGTTACGCATGA
- a CDS encoding FMN-binding glutamate synthase family protein, whose protein sequence is MSFSKPNRSSATKTKTRVEPAPISGICVTCLDGCPGPCEIGRSAIKGRETIYPQPYGKITAGADKDYPVDFSHFNIQGTCVGAVGVAADSDVATFPSVDCSTRLGKDASIALDFPVFTGAVGSTFIARVNWEEIAIGAAISGIMVIAGENICGMDKNAEFTNGKISRSPEMERRVNAYRRWYQGKGGIIVQANVEDTKLGVPEYVIEKLGIEIFELKWGQGAKDIGGEVQLTTLERAMQLKERGYIVLPDPTNPAARRAFESGGISEFERHSRLGMVTEEGFYREVERLRKLGAKYVTLKTGAYRPADLARAIKFSSNAGIDLLTIDGAGGGTGMSPWRMMNEWGIPTVHLECMTYQMCETLKAQGAYIPPIAIAGGLSLEDHIFKAIALGAPYVKAICLGRALMTAAMVGKTNGKLTADKMELEGKKPEEGYMGLFAVASQLKERFGDDFGNLPAGAIGLYSYVDRLKQGLQQLMAGARKFRLEYIDRNDIVSLTREATDISGIPYIMDCDKAEIEAILSGNGEAFGLHAVDKK, encoded by the coding sequence ATGTCGTTCAGTAAACCCAACAGAAGCTCAGCGACGAAAACAAAAACCAGAGTAGAGCCGGCGCCCATTTCCGGTATTTGCGTGACCTGTCTCGACGGATGTCCCGGCCCGTGTGAAATCGGCCGATCTGCCATTAAAGGACGAGAGACAATTTATCCTCAGCCGTACGGAAAAATAACGGCAGGCGCAGATAAGGATTACCCGGTCGATTTTTCCCATTTCAATATTCAGGGAACCTGTGTAGGTGCTGTCGGAGTTGCAGCGGATTCGGACGTCGCGACGTTCCCGTCCGTAGATTGCTCCACTCGGCTGGGAAAAGACGCAAGCATAGCATTGGATTTTCCCGTATTCACCGGAGCCGTGGGATCGACTTTCATTGCACGGGTAAATTGGGAAGAAATAGCAATCGGTGCCGCAATCTCAGGCATTATGGTTATTGCAGGCGAAAATATTTGCGGCATGGACAAGAACGCGGAATTCACGAATGGCAAGATTTCGCGATCTCCGGAAATGGAGCGCCGGGTCAATGCGTATCGCCGGTGGTATCAAGGCAAAGGCGGGATCATTGTCCAGGCCAACGTCGAGGATACCAAGCTGGGAGTTCCCGAGTATGTCATTGAAAAACTCGGTATCGAAATATTCGAGTTGAAATGGGGCCAGGGAGCGAAAGATATTGGTGGTGAAGTCCAACTCACTACACTTGAACGTGCAATGCAGCTCAAGGAACGCGGATACATCGTGCTTCCGGACCCCACAAATCCGGCTGCGAGAAGAGCCTTTGAAAGCGGAGGCATATCTGAATTCGAGAGACATTCCAGACTCGGTATGGTCACTGAAGAAGGTTTTTACCGCGAAGTGGAGCGACTGAGGAAACTCGGCGCCAAATACGTGACGCTCAAAACAGGAGCTTACAGGCCTGCAGATCTGGCAAGAGCAATCAAATTCTCTTCCAATGCGGGAATAGATCTTCTGACCATAGACGGTGCGGGCGGCGGTACCGGCATGAGCCCCTGGCGTATGATGAATGAATGGGGAATCCCCACTGTACATCTCGAGTGTATGACGTACCAAATGTGTGAAACATTGAAGGCTCAGGGTGCGTATATTCCTCCCATCGCCATCGCAGGAGGACTTTCTCTGGAGGATCACATCTTTAAAGCAATCGCCCTGGGGGCTCCTTATGTAAAAGCCATCTGTCTCGGCAGAGCCCTCATGACGGCTGCTATGGTCGGCAAAACCAATGGAAAGCTGACTGCAGACAAAATGGAACTTGAAGGCAAAAAACCCGAGGAAGGATATATGGGACTCTTCGCAGTCGCGTCACAGCTCAAAGAGCGATTCGGCGACGACTTCGGCAATCTTCCCGCCGGGGCAATCGGTCTGTACTCGTACGTAGACAGGCTGAAACAGGGGCTGCAGCAACTCATGGCAGGAGCTCGCAAATTCAGGCTCGAATACATCGATCGAAACGACATCGTGAGCTTGACCCGTGAAGCGACCGACATTTCCGGTATCCCGTATATAATGGACTGCGACAAGGCTGAAATCGAAGCCATTCTGTCCGGCAATGGTGAAGCCTTCGGTTTGCATGCAGTGGACAAGAAATAG
- a CDS encoding IS1182 family transposase encodes MGKQIRADYEQILMFPPSVEDWVAKDHPARFIRDFVDSLDLSELGIEVPDSDTGRPPYAPDLLLKVWLFGYFNRIRSTRKLEKGCLENMGLIWLTGMNAPDHNSLWRFFKANKKSLRHLFRQSIRVALKADLIGLALHAVDGTKIQAVSSNDKARGREHLERFLESVSERLDRTIADAMTEIERAEREETGEYRLPQSMQDGLKRKQRIQEALKELDESDKKSVHPSEPEARFMKNRRTKDLSYNAQAVADQKSGLIVAADVVTDGADNGQLVPMLDKVKENLGAVAEENVADGGYFSSGQIGLAHEREYGILIGKSSGEIVSERGADEDLYHRSRFVFDQERDCFICPEGRLLPFHQRKINGKNHNEVRRYHCKDFLTCPNRWKCSKSKNGRLIDLSVYEAALERHRSKREKPENKERLKTRKKIIEPPFAWIKSALSFRRWTVAGIDNVKAQWDLICTTINLRKLYHHWVSGEVAFT; translated from the coding sequence ATGGGCAAACAGATCCGGGCCGATTACGAACAGATCTTGATGTTTCCGCCGTCAGTGGAAGACTGGGTGGCTAAGGATCACCCGGCGCGCTTTATCCGAGATTTCGTGGATTCCTTGGATCTGTCCGAGTTGGGAATCGAGGTTCCCGACAGCGATACAGGACGTCCTCCGTATGCGCCAGATCTTCTGTTGAAGGTGTGGCTTTTCGGATACTTCAATCGGATCAGGAGTACCCGTAAGCTTGAAAAGGGTTGCCTTGAGAATATGGGGCTGATTTGGCTGACGGGGATGAATGCTCCGGATCATAATTCCTTATGGCGATTCTTCAAGGCGAACAAGAAATCATTGAGGCATCTGTTCAGACAGTCGATTCGTGTTGCTCTGAAGGCCGATCTGATCGGTCTAGCTCTTCATGCCGTGGACGGGACCAAGATCCAAGCCGTCTCATCCAACGACAAGGCTCGGGGTCGTGAGCACCTGGAGAGGTTTCTGGAAAGTGTTTCGGAGAGATTGGACCGCACGATTGCCGATGCGATGACTGAGATAGAGAGAGCCGAGCGGGAAGAGACCGGTGAGTATCGCCTTCCGCAGTCCATGCAAGACGGATTGAAACGGAAACAGCGGATACAAGAGGCTCTGAAGGAGTTGGATGAATCGGACAAGAAGTCAGTTCACCCTTCGGAACCGGAAGCTCGCTTTATGAAGAATCGCCGGACCAAAGACTTGTCGTACAACGCTCAGGCGGTTGCCGACCAAAAGAGCGGCCTTATCGTGGCCGCAGATGTGGTCACGGATGGGGCCGACAACGGGCAATTGGTCCCCATGCTCGACAAGGTGAAAGAGAATCTGGGCGCTGTGGCAGAGGAAAATGTGGCGGACGGGGGATATTTTTCCTCAGGGCAGATAGGTCTGGCCCATGAGCGAGAATACGGCATTCTTATCGGGAAATCGTCAGGGGAAATTGTTTCCGAGAGAGGTGCGGATGAGGATCTCTATCACCGATCCCGGTTCGTCTTTGATCAGGAGCGTGATTGCTTCATATGCCCTGAAGGGCGCTTGTTGCCTTTTCATCAGCGGAAAATTAACGGCAAGAACCACAATGAGGTTCGCAGGTATCACTGCAAGGATTTTCTAACGTGTCCCAATCGCTGGAAATGCTCCAAGAGCAAGAACGGACGCCTCATAGACCTCAGCGTTTACGAGGCGGCCCTAGAACGACACCGCAGCAAGAGGGAAAAACCAGAGAACAAAGAGCGCCTGAAGACTCGAAAGAAGATTATCGAGCCACCGTTTGCCTGGATCAAGAGCGCATTAAGCTTTCGGCGATGGACCGTGGCCGGAATCGACAACGTAAAGGCCCAGTGGGACCTTATTTGCACGACCATAAATCTCAGGAAGCTCTACCACCATTGGGTATCCGGCGAGGTGGCATTCACGTAA
- a CDS encoding heavy metal translocating P-type ATPase: MSFKIAHTLDWRTRIKVPYLVNRREAAQRVADALNNIPAISTVEVHLGTGSVILFHPDASPDFHTVREVLASEVPSVRRGQCDDSAVCSSCSPSLAAIERSHVSGAVLVITGLYILFEWIRRLFSGGSGTPGGSWLIPRIFNLPALVAAGLSIPIMKEAVRSLFTRGVSMDLLVTCAAVLSILMGEAMAALVVMWLVNFSEWLETQTVERTRKAIRDMLKQEIRETWVIRDGVEVQVAVSNLVKGDIVSIREGDAVPADGKVVYGEALINESAMTGESRPVFKVVGDVVLAGTTVDMGKIHIEVESTGEETRLGQIVRLIEEGQEHKAEIVLSSQRFSDAVVPFSLGLSLLTYILTGNVQRAMAMLIIACPCGVSLSTPTALSAAMGNAARQGSLVKGGRYLEGAGQIKHLTFDKTGTLTSGVPRVSRVISLDDRYQPIQILQLAASSQMHYKHPMTLAVLNKVRESEIEIPRHEKTELIIGHGVKAKINGDEILVGSHHFMEDYRVDHDAGHDEEERMLARGESVLFVACNRRLIGLMGVEDRMKESAREALLALKALGVEHIAMLTGDREEHARALAQHLPIDTIRWEQSPEDKASWIMQCKTLYPDSTVAMIGDGINDAPAFSHADISFAMGDTGADVAIENADVVLRNGDLALVAQTVALGQKTLKIIRQNYGISVVLNLAGMLFAALGWVSPLAGAVFHNLITVGVVSNSTKLLFYREDLAALAENAREDETAEGNGQRHAEGGEPQNAQ, encoded by the coding sequence ATGAGCTTCAAAATCGCACATACTCTGGATTGGCGGACAAGAATCAAAGTTCCCTATCTGGTGAATCGCAGGGAAGCTGCGCAACGGGTCGCCGATGCTTTAAACAACATCCCTGCGATCAGCACGGTTGAAGTTCATTTGGGAACGGGTTCTGTCATCTTGTTTCATCCGGATGCCTCTCCGGACTTCCATACCGTACGGGAAGTACTGGCCTCTGAGGTTCCTTCTGTGAGGAGAGGGCAATGTGACGATAGTGCTGTGTGTTCATCGTGCTCTCCTTCCCTCGCAGCGATTGAGCGCTCCCATGTTTCCGGAGCAGTGCTTGTAATCACAGGGCTTTACATTCTCTTTGAATGGATACGGCGTCTTTTCTCTGGAGGCAGCGGAACTCCCGGCGGTTCGTGGTTGATCCCCCGCATATTCAATCTCCCTGCGCTTGTAGCTGCGGGCCTGAGCATCCCAATCATGAAGGAAGCAGTGCGGAGCCTGTTTACCCGAGGGGTCAGCATGGACCTTCTTGTGACCTGTGCGGCCGTTCTGTCAATTCTCATGGGTGAGGCTATGGCTGCGCTGGTTGTCATGTGGCTGGTGAATTTCTCTGAATGGCTCGAGACCCAGACGGTTGAGAGGACGAGGAAAGCCATTCGAGACATGCTCAAGCAGGAGATCAGAGAAACATGGGTGATCAGAGATGGAGTTGAAGTGCAGGTTGCCGTCTCCAATCTCGTGAAGGGCGATATTGTCAGCATACGAGAAGGCGATGCTGTCCCAGCAGACGGAAAGGTAGTTTACGGCGAGGCTTTGATAAACGAATCGGCCATGACGGGCGAATCCCGGCCGGTATTTAAAGTAGTGGGAGACGTCGTGCTCGCGGGTACCACCGTGGATATGGGAAAAATACATATTGAAGTGGAATCCACCGGCGAAGAGACGCGACTCGGCCAGATCGTTCGTCTCATTGAAGAGGGCCAAGAACACAAAGCCGAGATCGTCCTCTCATCCCAGCGATTCAGTGATGCAGTTGTCCCCTTTTCTCTGGGATTATCACTGCTCACTTACATCCTCACCGGTAATGTGCAACGTGCCATGGCTATGCTGATCATCGCTTGTCCCTGCGGTGTGAGCCTTTCAACGCCCACGGCTCTCAGCGCTGCCATGGGAAATGCCGCGCGCCAGGGTAGTCTTGTCAAGGGCGGGCGGTACCTCGAAGGAGCCGGACAGATAAAGCATCTTACCTTCGACAAGACCGGTACGCTGACGTCCGGTGTTCCCAGGGTTTCCCGGGTAATCTCTCTTGACGACCGATATCAGCCGATACAGATCCTTCAATTGGCAGCAAGTTCTCAGATGCATTACAAGCACCCGATGACCTTGGCGGTTCTCAACAAGGTACGAGAGTCCGAAATCGAAATTCCTCGCCATGAAAAAACCGAGCTCATTATCGGTCATGGGGTAAAGGCAAAAATCAATGGCGACGAAATCCTCGTAGGCAGTCACCACTTTATGGAGGATTACCGGGTCGATCATGACGCGGGCCATGATGAGGAGGAAAGAATGCTTGCCAGAGGAGAAAGCGTTCTTTTCGTGGCATGCAACCGTCGGCTCATCGGGCTCATGGGAGTGGAAGATCGCATGAAGGAGTCCGCGAGAGAAGCTCTCCTTGCTCTGAAAGCTCTCGGCGTAGAACACATTGCCATGTTGACGGGCGACCGCGAGGAACATGCGAGAGCCCTCGCTCAGCATCTGCCCATTGACACGATCAGGTGGGAACAATCGCCCGAGGACAAAGCCTCATGGATCATGCAATGCAAGACACTCTATCCCGACTCGACCGTGGCCATGATAGGAGACGGGATCAACGACGCGCCTGCGTTTTCCCATGCAGATATCAGCTTTGCCATGGGTGACACAGGGGCTGACGTGGCCATCGAAAATGCAGACGTAGTGCTCCGTAATGGAGACCTGGCGCTCGTTGCCCAGACGGTAGCCCTGGGACAGAAAACTCTGAAAATAATACGGCAGAATTACGGCATTTCTGTGGTGTTGAATTTGGCAGGGATGCTCTTTGCTGCACTCGGATGGGTTTCCCCACTGGCGGGTGCGGTTTTTCATAACCTTATAACTGTGGGCGTGGTGAGCAATTCGACCAAGCTCCTTTTTTACAGGGAGGATTTGGCTGCCCTGGCGGAGAACGCTCGAGAAGATGAAACGGCTGAAGGAAACGGCCAAAGACATGCGGAAGGGGGCGAACCGCAGAACGCCCAATAA
- a CDS encoding phosphatase PAP2 family protein, which produces MNPDTWRTLSSISKEPKINVSAVAALICMGFLFIPVAVYNRPLFAFMNGLHTPFTDTIWLGFTTLGDGFLLTVMLGVFLIINPRIAVFGLLLLACSSGLAHALKYLIPLARPIILMDSVHLLGPILRSGSFPSGHAAAAMAASLTLVRFTSSRWVAVVAILWGILVSLSRVFVGAHFPMDVLGGAMCATVAFIGLDALLWPALEYRIPEKPVLSSTLFRIALFGEIAAGLYVVSLYPSYYSELPLLGTFSGFCVLVFLAVFCRKAASGRK; this is translated from the coding sequence ATGAATCCGGATACCTGGCGCACATTGTCTTCGATATCTAAAGAACCCAAAATCAACGTGTCCGCTGTGGCCGCACTCATATGCATGGGATTCCTGTTTATTCCCGTGGCCGTGTACAATCGTCCCTTGTTCGCCTTCATGAACGGCCTGCACACACCGTTCACGGATACAATCTGGCTTGGGTTCACCACATTGGGCGACGGCTTTCTGCTGACGGTCATGCTCGGTGTGTTTCTCATAATAAATCCGCGTATTGCGGTCTTCGGCTTACTGCTTCTCGCGTGTTCCAGCGGCCTGGCGCACGCGCTCAAGTATCTCATTCCCCTGGCAAGACCGATCATTCTCATGGATTCAGTGCATCTCCTGGGACCGATCCTGAGGAGCGGCTCGTTCCCTTCAGGGCATGCTGCAGCGGCAATGGCTGCAAGTCTTACGCTGGTCAGGTTCACTTCGTCTCGCTGGGTGGCGGTTGTCGCCATACTCTGGGGAATTTTGGTTTCACTCTCAAGGGTGTTCGTTGGGGCCCATTTCCCTATGGATGTGTTGGGAGGCGCAATGTGCGCCACGGTCGCGTTCATTGGTTTGGACGCTCTTCTCTGGCCCGCATTGGAATATCGAATACCGGAAAAACCGGTTCTTTCCAGCACTCTTTTTCGAATAGCCTTGTTCGGGGAAATTGCGGCTGGTTTGTATGTGGTATCTCTGTACCCTTCTTATTATTCAGAGCTACCATTGCTCGGAACATTCTCGGGCTTCTGTGTTCTCGTGTTCCTGGCGGTTTTTTGCAGAAAAGCTGCCTCTGGCCGCAAATAA
- a CDS encoding archease, with protein sequence MEIRGGNLAELFQNAALGLMDTLFSGCPIAREKNILLEIEELTVEELLVTWLREILYRYQTEGLALADLNVLEISQNKVTGNLVWGSPPENCLPEAEIKGVTYHGLSVQEHESGYLAHIVFDI encoded by the coding sequence ATGGAGATCCGCGGCGGTAATCTGGCGGAGCTGTTTCAAAATGCCGCTCTCGGTCTGATGGATACACTTTTTTCCGGGTGCCCGATTGCACGGGAAAAAAACATCCTTCTGGAAATCGAGGAACTCACTGTTGAAGAACTCCTGGTAACCTGGTTACGTGAGATTTTGTACAGATATCAAACAGAAGGTCTTGCCCTGGCCGACCTGAATGTCCTGGAAATTTCCCAAAACAAAGTAACGGGAAATCTTGTATGGGGAAGCCCTCCAGAAAACTGCCTGCCTGAAGCCGAGATCAAGGGTGTAACATATCACGGTTTAAGTGTGCAGGAACATGAATCCGGATACCTGGCGCACATTGTCTTCGATATCTAA